The Oryzias melastigma strain HK-1 unplaced genomic scaffold, ASM292280v2 sc03457, whole genome shotgun sequence genome has a segment encoding these proteins:
- the LOC112140094 gene encoding WD repeat-containing protein 7-like, translated as MKTNMTDPDMHVLFFDVEAMIIQLLTEEAQRPNPTLVSPETLQKSQAGADKGGSFLANKIFKQVKETMKETIKEHLLDEDDEEEEEMRRREEKSKSLSLLEYNLTMDTAKLFMSCLHAWGLNEQLDGICLERLGMLRPHCPISFGLISRGGHMSLMLPTFKVAAHLLCRWFQCVKVKARGPDL; from the exons ATGAAGACCAACATGACGGACCCTGACATGCACGTGCTGTTCTTTGACGTGGAGGCAATGATCATCCAGCTTCTGACGGAGGAGGCGCAGAGACCAAACCCAACCCTCGTGTCTCCTGAAACTCTCCAGAAGAGTCAGGCTGGAGCAGACAAGGGGGGCTCCTTCCTGGCAAACAAAATCTTCAAGCAG GTGAAGGAGACCATGAAGGAGACCATCAAGGAGCACCTGTTAGATGAAGacgatgaggaagaggaggagatgaggagGCGCGAGGAGAAATCAAAGTCCTTGAGTTTGCTGGAGTACAACCTGACCATGGACACGGCTAAGCTCTTCATGTCCTGCCTCCACGCCTGGGGTCTCAACGAACAGCTGGATGGCATCTGTCTGGAGCGACTGGGCATGCTCAGACCGCACTGTCCCATCTCCTTCGGCCTGATTTCCAGAGGAGGTCATATGTCCCTCATGCTGCCCACCTTCAAGGTAGCTGCTCATCTTCTCTGCAGATGGTTtcaatgtgtcaaagtcaaggcccgggggccggatttg